One region of Priestia megaterium genomic DNA includes:
- a CDS encoding WapI family immunity protein — MDQITMRGKQGSIQIKSGEKYGFSNRKSHFGGYDIEGTVEIKSGNYYVLGELWFTTNDMYEFYQALNKCYNTLQDVATFINYETSLQIEFEFNNLGQFFIQGYYREKPYLENVLQFEIESDQSFILATLNELKAFLSQYGDVE, encoded by the coding sequence ATGGATCAAATTACGATGCGAGGTAAGCAAGGATCTATTCAAATTAAGTCAGGAGAGAAATACGGTTTTTCCAATAGAAAAAGCCATTTTGGAGGTTATGATATTGAAGGCACGGTTGAAATAAAAAGTGGAAATTATTATGTACTTGGAGAATTGTGGTTCACTACAAACGATATGTATGAATTTTATCAAGCATTAAACAAATGCTATAACACCCTTCAAGATGTAGCCACTTTTATAAACTACGAAACGTCCCTTCAAATAGAATTTGAATTTAATAATTTGGGTCAATTCTTCATACAAGGTTACTATAGAGAAAAGCCTTATCTGGAAAACGTACTACAATTTGAGATAGAAAGTGATCAAAGCTTTATTTTAGCTACGTTAAATGAATTAAAAGCATTTTTGAGCCAATATGGTGATGTCGAGTGA